The Bacillus oleivorans genomic sequence TTCTGATCGCAGGTACGTATACACCCTTTTGCCTAATTAGTATGAATGGTGCAGCAGGCTGGATATTGTTTATTATTATTCACAGTCTGGCTATTATCGGTTTACTATATAAATTAATCTGGTTTCAAATGCCAAGATGGGTATCAACTGTCTTATATATTTCAATGGGATGGCTAGTGGTCTTTTTCATTTCGCCTTTGTCAGAGGTATTGTCATTAAATGGAATGATCTTGCTAATTTCTGGTGGAGTCCTCTATACCATTGGCGGCATTATATATGGGGCTAAACCAAAATTCTTAGAATTTAAGCATTTAGGCTTTCACGAGATTTTTCATATCTTTATCCTATTAGGCAGTTTGTGTCATTTCTTGTGTGTGTTTTTCTATGTGCTATAAAGATGCAAAAAAGCGGATTATACTTGTGTAAATCCGCTTTTTAATCTGTAATCTGATTATTCATAGCTCTGGAACATAGCAGCCATATGAACATATGTGCTGCCAGCAAGCATTGCTGAAGAAATTAAAACAGCTTCAGAGAGTTCTTCATTCGTTGCTCTTTTATGATACCCACGACACAATGAATTCTGCCTCTCCAGAAAGGTTATACTTATCAATTCCATAAGGTATTA encodes the following:
- the trhA gene encoding PAQR family membrane homeostasis protein TrhA; this encodes MSAFIREPINGLTHLFGAVLSFIGLLAMVIKVSTTSAAPLSITAVIIFGVSMILLYSASATYHMVIAREHVIAFLRRIDHSMIFVLIAGTYTPFCLISMNGAAGWILFIIIHSLAIIGLLYKLIWFQMPRWVSTVLYISMGWLVVFFISPLSEVLSLNGMILLISGGVLYTIGGIIYGAKPKFLEFKHLGFHEIFHIFILLGSLCHFLCVFFYVL